Proteins encoded within one genomic window of Pseudobdellovibrionaceae bacterium:
- a CDS encoding CAP domain-containing protein — MSNTFRRTLLLLLLSPLLGGAFAQAETVNRTLKGDRLPVHNREMFGSDVPEWDERANPGRIGVSDFDAPARRREVPASRPLRGECAGMSESVCAVLIATNVERERNGLSRFRVDPACQRAADDHARDMARRGFFSHTSPDGSSLQSRYERYGRWTVLAENIAMGTHMDGAGAVRSWMNSPGHRRNLLGSQYGSIGIGVAEGGGYRYFVQCFSR; from the coding sequence ATGTCCAACACATTTCGCCGAACCCTGCTTCTATTGCTCCTGAGCCCGCTTTTGGGCGGAGCTTTCGCACAAGCCGAAACCGTCAACCGCACGCTGAAAGGCGATCGGCTGCCGGTGCACAATCGCGAGATGTTCGGTTCGGACGTGCCCGAGTGGGATGAGCGCGCCAACCCCGGTCGCATCGGCGTTTCGGACTTCGATGCGCCCGCCCGTCGTCGTGAAGTCCCGGCGAGCCGCCCCCTGCGCGGCGAATGCGCCGGCATGAGCGAAAGTGTCTGCGCCGTTTTGATCGCAACGAATGTGGAACGTGAGCGCAACGGACTTTCGCGTTTTCGCGTGGATCCCGCCTGCCAGCGGGCCGCCGACGATCACGCCCGCGATATGGCCCGCCGGGGATTTTTCAGCCACACCTCGCCCGACGGTTCGTCTTTGCAAAGCCGCTACGAGCGCTACGGCCGCTGGACGGTCTTGGCCGAGAACATCGCCATGGGCACCCACATGGACGGCGCGGGCGCCGTCCGCAGCTGGATGAACTCCCCCGGGCACCGGCGCAATCTCCTCGGTTCGCAGTACGGTTCCATCGGGATCGGCGTCGCCGAGGGCGGCGGTTACCGCTACTTCGTGCAGTGCTTTAGCCGGTAG